A window of Halomonas sp. H10-9-1 contains these coding sequences:
- a CDS encoding tRNA pseudouridine(13) synthase TruD, whose protein sequence is MSDTATQPRVDAIDWPPAWPRVLDAELGPPVAGDYRARPEDFMVEEVLDFTPEGEGEHLWLYIEKRGLTTAMAVKELARLCEASPRAVGYSGMKDRVAVTRQWLSVQLPGREAPAGLREALAASGVRVLEMARHPRKLKRGVHRANRFRLRLTGPVVSDAAFAARWERLLERGVANYFGPQRFGPDGRNLLRARSLLARGWRKRDDRDGMLLSAARSFLFNEQLAERIHEGGWDRLLAGEVANLDGTASQFTVESLDAGLEDRAARLDLHPSGVLWGTGVSVARGEALAREVRLANRFPALCAGLEAAGVRLGRRPLRLRLVEASLERGEGELWLAFTLPRGAFATAVLRELIAHPTL, encoded by the coding sequence GTGAGTGATACCGCTACACAACCTCGGGTCGATGCCATCGACTGGCCGCCGGCCTGGCCGCGGGTGCTCGATGCCGAGCTTGGTCCACCAGTGGCCGGGGACTACCGGGCGCGCCCCGAGGACTTCATGGTCGAGGAGGTGCTCGATTTCACCCCCGAGGGGGAGGGCGAACATCTCTGGCTCTATATCGAGAAGCGCGGCCTGACCACCGCCATGGCGGTGAAGGAGCTTGCACGGCTATGTGAAGCCTCGCCGCGGGCGGTGGGCTACTCGGGAATGAAGGACCGGGTCGCGGTGACCCGCCAGTGGCTATCGGTGCAGCTGCCGGGCCGCGAGGCGCCGGCGGGATTGCGCGAGGCCCTGGCTGCGAGTGGTGTGCGGGTGTTGGAGATGGCGCGCCATCCGCGCAAGCTCAAGCGCGGCGTGCATCGAGCCAATCGCTTCCGGCTGCGCCTGACCGGGCCGGTCGTGAGCGACGCTGCCTTCGCGGCTCGCTGGGAGCGCCTGCTCGAGCGTGGGGTAGCCAACTATTTTGGCCCGCAGCGCTTCGGGCCGGACGGGCGTAACCTGCTGCGCGCCCGCTCACTGCTGGCCCGCGGCTGGCGCAAGCGCGATGACCGCGACGGCATGTTGCTCTCGGCGGCGCGTAGCTTCCTGTTCAACGAGCAGCTTGCCGAGCGTATCCACGAGGGCGGCTGGGACCGACTGCTGGCGGGTGAGGTGGCCAACCTCGACGGCACCGCCAGCCAGTTCACCGTCGAGTCGCTCGATGCCGGGCTCGAGGACCGCGCGGCGCGCCTCGACCTGCACCCGAGTGGCGTGCTGTGGGGCACCGGGGTGTCGGTGGCGAGGGGGGAGGCGCTGGCTCGCGAGGTGCGCCTGGCCAACCGCTTCCCGGCGCTGTGCGCAGGCCTCGAGGCGGCCGGCGTGCGTCTGGGGCGTCGGCCGCTGCGCCTGCGCCTGGTGGAGGCGAGCCTCGAGCGCGGTGAAGGCGAGCTGTGGCTCGCCTTTACGCTGCCCCGCGGCGCCTTCGCTACCGCAGTACTTCGAGAATTGATCGCGCACCCGACCCTGTGA
- the ispD gene encoding 2-C-methyl-D-erythritol 4-phosphate cytidylyltransferase: MSAAPWLVVPAAGRGRRMGADRPKQYLSLRGSPVLAHTLVRLHAALPEARLCLCLDPDDGWFDPAWVPFADWRRVPGGVERADSVANALAAIASEAHGDDLVLVHDVARPCVSVADLGRLMRVLADDPVGGLLAAPVADTMKRDDGNGRVALTEPRAGLWHAYTPQGFRYGLLLRALRDAAASGVAVTDEASAVEALGQAPRLVPGRRDNLKITHPEDLALAGMILAAQASAYSETTPAGVAER; this comes from the coding sequence GTGAGTGCGGCTCCCTGGCTGGTGGTGCCGGCGGCGGGGCGGGGGCGGCGCATGGGCGCGGATCGCCCCAAGCAGTACCTGTCGCTGCGGGGGAGCCCGGTGTTGGCTCATACGCTGGTACGGCTGCACGCCGCCCTGCCCGAGGCCAGGCTCTGCCTCTGCCTGGATCCCGATGATGGCTGGTTCGACCCCGCCTGGGTACCCTTCGCCGACTGGCGCCGGGTGCCCGGGGGCGTCGAGCGCGCCGACTCCGTGGCCAACGCCCTGGCCGCCATCGCGTCCGAGGCCCATGGCGACGACCTGGTGCTGGTCCATGACGTGGCGCGTCCCTGCGTCAGCGTGGCGGACCTGGGTCGGCTGATGCGCGTCCTGGCAGACGATCCGGTAGGTGGGCTGCTGGCAGCGCCGGTGGCCGACACCATGAAGCGCGACGACGGCAACGGTCGGGTCGCCCTTACCGAGCCCCGCGCGGGCCTCTGGCACGCCTATACGCCCCAGGGCTTTCGCTACGGCCTGCTGCTACGGGCGCTGCGAGACGCCGCGGCGTCCGGCGTGGCGGTCACCGACGAGGCCTCCGCGGTGGAAGCCCTGGGCCAGGCACCGCGGCTGGTGCCCGGACGTCGCGACAACCTCAAGATCACCCATCCCGAGGACCTGGCCCTGGCCGGCATGATCCTGGCCGCCCAGGCCTCGGCGTACAGCGAGACGACGCCGGCGGGCGTTGCGGAGAGATGA
- the ftsB gene encoding cell division protein FtsB — protein sequence MLKGLALALAILVALLQYRLWLGQGGIEELREVRQRVATLEAANQPLRDRNARLAAEVLDLKTGLDAIEERARSDIGMVRTDEQFFWVPDVTVEASPVVNPVPAARLGASR from the coding sequence ATGCTCAAGGGGTTGGCGCTGGCGCTGGCGATCCTGGTGGCGCTGCTGCAGTATCGGCTGTGGCTCGGCCAGGGTGGTATCGAGGAACTGCGCGAGGTGCGCCAGCGAGTGGCGACGCTCGAGGCGGCCAACCAGCCGCTGCGTGACCGCAACGCGCGCTTGGCCGCCGAAGTGCTCGACCTCAAGACCGGCCTCGACGCCATCGAGGAGCGCGCGCGCAGCGACATCGGCATGGTACGCACCGACGAGCAGTTCTTCTGGGTGCCCGATGTGACGGTGGAGGCCTCGCCGGTGGTCAACCCGGTGCCCGCCGCACGCCTGGGGGCGAGCCGGTGA
- a CDS encoding DUF368 domain-containing protein translates to MLKRYLGIILRGAGMGAADAVPGVSGGTIAFITGIYEELIHTIKQFGPSAFGAWRRGGSAGLVAHLNLPFLLPLLLGIAVSLVSVAHLVVWLMEAHPLLLNGFFFGLVLASALVVSRHPADWRWWHILPLVGGLLLAHGLPSLMPLVTELGSREVMLLVGGAIAISAMILPGVSGSFLLLTMGLYGTVMDGIRGFDLGLIGLFGLGCAVGLFAFSRLLSWLLDRFHTGTLQLLVGFIIGSLPVLWPWRELIRYQLGPEGQMIPLDYRYLTPGDYALLTGDAPQLVAVVALMLAGAIGVLLLDRAGRRPATMRGKRSHGASPDMADSRGASSQGANKEEGSDA, encoded by the coding sequence CTGTTGAAGCGATACCTCGGTATCATCCTCAGGGGCGCCGGCATGGGCGCCGCCGACGCGGTCCCCGGCGTTTCCGGTGGCACCATCGCCTTTATCACAGGCATCTACGAGGAGTTGATCCATACCATCAAGCAGTTCGGGCCCAGCGCCTTCGGCGCCTGGCGCCGGGGCGGGAGTGCTGGCCTGGTGGCCCATCTCAATCTGCCCTTCCTGCTGCCGCTGCTGCTGGGCATCGCCGTCAGCCTGGTCAGCGTTGCTCACCTGGTGGTGTGGCTGATGGAGGCCCACCCCCTGCTGCTCAACGGCTTCTTCTTCGGGCTGGTGCTGGCTTCGGCGCTGGTGGTCAGCCGACATCCTGCCGACTGGCGCTGGTGGCATATCCTACCGCTGGTCGGTGGCTTGCTGCTGGCCCACGGCCTGCCCTCGCTGATGCCGCTGGTGACCGAGCTGGGCAGCCGTGAGGTGATGTTGCTGGTAGGCGGTGCGATTGCCATCAGCGCCATGATCCTGCCCGGGGTCTCGGGCAGTTTCCTGCTGCTGACCATGGGCCTCTATGGCACCGTGATGGACGGCATCCGCGGCTTCGACCTGGGGCTGATCGGGCTGTTCGGGCTGGGTTGTGCCGTCGGGCTGTTCGCCTTTTCACGGCTGCTCTCCTGGCTGCTCGACCGCTTCCATACCGGTACCCTGCAGTTGCTGGTGGGCTTCATCATCGGTTCGTTGCCGGTACTCTGGCCGTGGCGAGAGCTGATACGCTACCAGCTCGGCCCGGAGGGACAGATGATTCCACTGGACTACCGCTACCTGACACCGGGCGACTACGCCCTGCTCACCGGTGATGCCCCGCAACTGGTGGCCGTGGTGGCGCTGATGCTGGCGGGGGCGATCGGCGTGCTGCTGCTCGACCGCGCCGGGCGACGCCCGGCAACCATGCGTGGGAAGCGTTCACATGGGGCAAGCCCTGATATGGCAGACTCTCGAGGGGCAAGCTCTCAAGGGGCAAACAAGGAGGAAGGCTCTGATGCGTAA
- the rpoS gene encoding RNA polymerase sigma factor RpoS, whose protein sequence is MSMLERDLQDVDLDTLEEKDNNIVDAIDEPEGDDEAAFEKALTREDRYSHQSLDATQIYLNEIGFSPLLTPEEEVFYGRLAQKGDPLGRSRMIESNLRLVVKIARRYLNRGLSLLDLIEEGNLGLIRAVEKFDPERGFRFSTYATWWIRQTIERALMNQTRTIRLPIHVVKELNIYLRAARELTQKLDHEATAEEIADHLDKPVEAVKKMMGLNERISSVDYPVGGDSDKPLIETLADDNDHGPESSLLDGDVKQLVDEWLSELTEKQREVVVRRFGLRGHEAATLEQVGEEIGLTRERVRQIQVEALKKLRRVLEKQGLSLDAIFA, encoded by the coding sequence ATGAGCATGCTTGAACGGGACCTTCAGGATGTGGATCTGGACACGCTCGAGGAGAAGGATAACAACATCGTCGATGCCATCGACGAGCCGGAGGGTGACGACGAGGCGGCCTTCGAGAAGGCACTGACCCGCGAGGACCGCTACAGCCACCAGAGCCTCGACGCCACCCAGATCTACCTCAATGAGATCGGCTTCTCGCCGCTGCTGACTCCCGAGGAGGAGGTCTTCTACGGCCGCCTGGCCCAGAAGGGCGACCCGCTGGGCCGCTCGCGCATGATCGAGTCCAACCTGCGGTTGGTGGTGAAGATCGCCAGGCGCTACCTCAACCGCGGCCTCTCGCTACTCGACTTGATCGAGGAGGGTAACCTCGGGTTGATCCGTGCCGTGGAGAAGTTCGACCCCGAGCGCGGCTTCCGCTTCTCCACCTATGCCACCTGGTGGATCCGCCAGACCATCGAGCGGGCGCTGATGAACCAGACCCGCACCATTCGCCTGCCCATCCACGTGGTCAAGGAGCTCAACATCTATCTGCGCGCGGCCCGCGAGCTGACCCAGAAGCTCGATCACGAGGCCACTGCGGAGGAGATCGCCGACCACCTCGACAAGCCGGTGGAAGCTGTCAAGAAAATGATGGGGCTCAACGAGCGCATCTCCTCGGTGGACTACCCGGTGGGCGGTGACAGCGACAAGCCGCTGATCGAGACCCTGGCCGACGACAACGACCATGGCCCCGAGTCGAGCCTGCTCGACGGCGACGTCAAGCAGCTCGTGGACGAATGGCTCTCCGAACTCACCGAAAAGCAGCGCGAGGTCGTGGTGCGTCGCTTCGGTCTGCGCGGCCACGAGGCGGCCACCCTCGAGCAGGTGGGGGAGGAGATCGGCCTGACCCGGGAACGGGTCCGCCAGATCCAGGTCGAGGCCTTGAAGAAGCTGCGCCGGGTGCTCGAGAAGCAGGGGCTCAGCCTGGATGCCATCTTCGCCTGA
- a CDS encoding peptidoglycan DD-metalloendopeptidase family protein produces MRKVLMISGLALAMAGCASQQDSPGQVPVRDLSASRSDSGASHYTVERGDTLYGIAWRHDMDYRDLARLNRIGPPYEIQPGQRLVLEGGADGGVPAARPTDDGASAVAVATPLGGAQAEADSGDMEWLLPSGEIETVSRADRAAATAGEDVSQAAADDDSGPGPVYSPDSPGADGSLSERDLAERSERDAEGEAGQVAEASEAPEVAEAADREEPAREVASQAPREEATEADAGTAVAGGTQGVDRGSRTYSPVAEVPWQWPASGDVVGQFGDGGAITAGIDIAGQKGQPVKAAGPGIVVYAGSGVRGYGKLILLKHNDQFLSAYAHNDTLRVSENDVVEAGEVIATMGDSDAEDVRLHFEVRKDGQPQDPLGYLPSR; encoded by the coding sequence ATGCGTAAGGTATTGATGATTTCGGGCCTGGCCCTGGCGATGGCCGGTTGTGCCAGTCAGCAGGACTCTCCGGGGCAGGTGCCGGTGCGCGATCTGTCGGCGAGCCGTTCGGACTCCGGGGCGAGCCACTATACCGTTGAGCGGGGCGATACCCTCTACGGCATCGCCTGGCGCCATGACATGGACTACCGCGATCTGGCACGACTCAACCGCATTGGCCCGCCCTACGAGATCCAGCCGGGCCAGCGCCTGGTGCTCGAAGGCGGGGCGGACGGAGGAGTGCCGGCGGCTCGGCCGACTGACGACGGCGCAAGCGCCGTGGCGGTGGCCACGCCGCTCGGCGGCGCCCAGGCCGAGGCCGACTCCGGCGACATGGAGTGGCTGCTGCCCAGCGGTGAGATCGAGACCGTGTCCCGCGCCGATCGCGCCGCTGCCACCGCCGGCGAGGACGTGTCCCAGGCGGCTGCCGACGACGACAGTGGTCCGGGACCGGTCTACTCGCCGGATAGCCCCGGCGCCGATGGCAGCCTGAGCGAGCGAGACCTGGCCGAGCGTAGCGAGCGCGATGCCGAAGGTGAGGCCGGGCAGGTCGCCGAGGCGAGTGAGGCCCCAGAAGTGGCCGAGGCCGCTGACCGGGAAGAACCTGCCCGCGAAGTGGCCAGTCAGGCACCGCGTGAAGAGGCCACCGAGGCCGATGCAGGCACCGCCGTTGCCGGCGGCACCCAGGGTGTGGATCGCGGCTCGCGGACCTATTCACCGGTCGCCGAGGTGCCCTGGCAGTGGCCGGCAAGTGGCGATGTGGTCGGTCAGTTCGGCGATGGTGGCGCGATTACCGCCGGCATTGATATCGCCGGACAAAAGGGGCAACCTGTCAAGGCGGCAGGGCCCGGGATCGTGGTTTATGCGGGCAGCGGTGTCAGGGGCTACGGCAAGCTGATTCTGCTCAAGCATAACGACCAGTTCCTGAGTGCCTACGCCCACAACGACACGCTGCGGGTAAGCGAGAATGACGTGGTCGAGGCTGGGGAGGTGATTGCCACCATGGGCGACAGCGATGCCGAGGACGTCAGGCTGCATTTCGAGGTGCGCAAGGATGGCCAACCCCAGGACCCCCTGGGCTACCTGCCCTCACGCTGA
- a CDS encoding GNAT family N-acetyltransferase — protein MTMLTRQTLPAMEAVSASDWNALVGDDHPFLRHEFLHALEASGSVGPATGWVPRHQTLWQGQSLVGIMPFYHKHHSFGEYVFDWAWADAWERAGGRYYPKALTAIPYTPAPGPRLALAPGVEPRAARAALADAWELTNDQEIGELSSWHLLFAEEAEVAEWQAARPELLARHGVQFQWCDHGYGDFAGFLAAMTSKRRKAIRRERRIVADQGLTLHRLEGEAIDEAALEHFFRCYEITYLERGRHGYLNLDFFRRLHASMPESLLLVQARLEGTPVAAALCLQGARTLFGRYWGSEVMADCLHFEACYYQGIEHCLARGLATFDPGTQGEHKLARGFAPRLLTSLHHIADPRLRDAVARFCAEERVQVRAYCRAAEQALPFRDEAKIGPAGEQ, from the coding sequence ATGACCATGCTGACGCGTCAGACCCTGCCCGCCATGGAGGCGGTGTCCGCCAGCGACTGGAACGCCCTGGTCGGCGACGATCATCCGTTCCTGCGCCACGAGTTCCTGCACGCCCTGGAGGCCAGCGGTTCGGTGGGCCCGGCCACTGGCTGGGTGCCCCGTCACCAGACGCTGTGGCAGGGTCAGTCTCTGGTCGGCATCATGCCGTTCTACCACAAGCACCACTCCTTCGGTGAATACGTCTTCGACTGGGCCTGGGCCGATGCCTGGGAGCGCGCCGGTGGACGCTACTACCCCAAGGCGCTGACGGCGATTCCCTACACCCCGGCGCCCGGCCCGCGGCTGGCCCTGGCGCCGGGGGTCGAGCCGCGCGCGGCCCGCGCGGCCCTGGCCGATGCCTGGGAGCTGACCAATGACCAGGAGATAGGCGAGCTCTCGAGCTGGCACCTGCTGTTCGCCGAGGAGGCCGAGGTGGCCGAGTGGCAGGCGGCGCGGCCGGAACTGCTGGCGCGCCACGGGGTGCAGTTCCAGTGGTGCGATCATGGGTATGGCGACTTCGCCGGCTTCCTGGCCGCCATGACCTCGAAGCGGCGCAAGGCGATCCGCCGGGAGCGGCGCATCGTCGCCGACCAGGGGCTGACCCTGCACCGCCTGGAGGGGGAGGCCATCGACGAGGCGGCCCTCGAGCACTTCTTCCGCTGCTACGAGATCACCTACCTGGAGCGCGGCCGCCACGGCTACCTCAACCTGGACTTCTTCCGCCGCCTGCATGCCTCGATGCCCGAGAGCCTGCTGCTGGTCCAGGCGCGGCTCGAAGGCACGCCGGTGGCCGCGGCCCTCTGCCTGCAGGGCGCGCGCACCCTCTTCGGCCGCTACTGGGGCAGCGAGGTGATGGCCGACTGCCTGCACTTCGAAGCCTGCTACTACCAGGGCATCGAGCACTGCCTGGCCCGGGGGCTTGCCACCTTCGACCCGGGCACCCAGGGGGAGCACAAGCTCGCCCGGGGCTTCGCGCCGCGCCTGCTCACCTCCCTGCACCATATCGCCGACCCGCGCCTGCGCGACGCCGTGGCGCGTTTCTGCGCTGAGGAGCGAGTGCAGGTGCGTGCCTACTGCCGGGCCGCCGAGCAGGCGCTGCCGTTTCGCGATGAGGCGAAGATTGGTCCTGCCGGCGAGCAATGA
- the surE gene encoding 5'/3'-nucleotidase SurE — protein sequence MRRLLLSNDDGVHAPGLRALHDALAPHAKLRVVAPDRDKSGASNSLTLTRPLAMSALDNGFYSVDGTPADCVYLGVNGVWNEKPDLVISGINHGGNLGDDVLYSGTVAAAMEGRNLGMTAIAMSLVGHRHFETAGRVAASLVGAAEQLSLPPRSLINVNVPDLPWDEIQGFRVTRLGYRGPAARPQEVRDPRGRVRWWIAAVGANADDGTDTDFAAVEAGFVSITPLQTDLTRHAAIADVKGWLDALT from the coding sequence ATGCGCCGACTGCTGCTCTCCAATGATGATGGCGTGCATGCCCCCGGACTGCGCGCCCTGCACGATGCCTTGGCCCCTCATGCCAAACTGCGTGTGGTGGCGCCGGACCGCGACAAGAGCGGGGCCAGCAACTCACTGACCCTGACCCGCCCGCTGGCGATGTCGGCGCTGGACAACGGCTTCTACAGCGTGGATGGCACGCCGGCGGATTGTGTCTACCTGGGTGTCAACGGCGTCTGGAACGAGAAGCCCGACCTGGTGATCTCGGGCATCAATCATGGCGGCAACCTGGGCGATGACGTTCTCTACTCCGGCACTGTCGCCGCCGCCATGGAGGGGCGCAACCTGGGCATGACGGCCATCGCCATGTCGCTGGTGGGCCATCGCCACTTCGAGACGGCCGGCCGGGTGGCGGCGAGCCTGGTGGGGGCCGCGGAACAGCTCTCGCTGCCGCCGCGCAGCCTGATCAATGTCAATGTGCCTGACCTGCCCTGGGACGAGATCCAGGGTTTCCGGGTGACCCGCCTGGGCTATCGCGGTCCCGCGGCACGGCCCCAGGAGGTACGCGATCCCCGTGGTCGGGTGCGCTGGTGGATCGCCGCCGTGGGCGCGAACGCCGACGATGGCACCGATACCGACTTCGCCGCTGTGGAGGCTGGCTTCGTTTCCATTACCCCGCTGCAGACCGACCTCACCCGGCATGCGGCTATCGCGGATGTAAAGGGCTGGCTGGATGCACTCACCTGA
- the ispF gene encoding 2-C-methyl-D-erythritol 2,4-cyclodiphosphate synthase, whose translation MRIGHGFDVHRFGEGDHLMIGGVAVPFERGFVAHSDGDVLLHAISDALLGACALGDIGRHFPDTDPAWEGADSRDLLRRVVALVQAAGYRVGNLDATLMAQAPRMARHIEAMAANIAADLGVGRGAVNVKATTTERLGFTGRGEGIAAAAVVLLLPVSGTILGQSGERR comes from the coding sequence ATGCGAATCGGCCATGGTTTCGATGTCCACCGCTTCGGCGAGGGCGACCACCTGATGATCGGCGGCGTTGCCGTCCCCTTCGAGCGCGGCTTTGTCGCACACTCCGATGGCGATGTACTGCTGCATGCCATCAGCGACGCCCTGCTGGGCGCCTGTGCGCTGGGCGATATCGGGCGGCACTTCCCCGATACCGACCCGGCCTGGGAGGGCGCCGATAGTCGCGATCTACTGCGCCGCGTGGTGGCCCTGGTGCAGGCGGCCGGCTATCGGGTCGGTAATCTCGATGCCACCCTGATGGCCCAGGCGCCCAGGATGGCTCGCCATATCGAGGCGATGGCGGCCAATATTGCCGCTGACCTGGGGGTCGGGCGCGGAGCCGTCAACGTCAAGGCCACCACCACCGAGCGTCTGGGCTTTACCGGCCGTGGCGAGGGCATTGCCGCCGCGGCGGTAGTGCTGCTGCTGCCGGTCTCGGGGACGATTTTAGGACAGTCGGGCGAACGCCGGTGA
- a CDS encoding protein-L-isoaspartate(D-aspartate) O-methyltransferase, with protein MHSPERLAELVRGVGMTSQRTRDRMLERLVAQGIRDPRVLETLGREPRHLFLDEALSHRAYEDTSLPIGHGQTLSQPWMVARMTELVLQASPQRVLEIGTGSGYQTLVLSRLVPELWSIERINALHRRAAERLRLLGVHNAHLRLADGGHGWDEAAPFDVILLTACASELPAALLAQLAEGGVLITPLSDARGRQWLTRIQRQDNKFEQRRLEPVRFVPLLEGVIR; from the coding sequence ATGCACTCACCTGAACGCCTGGCCGAGCTGGTGCGCGGGGTGGGCATGACCTCCCAGCGTACCCGCGACCGGATGCTGGAACGCCTGGTTGCCCAGGGCATCCGCGATCCTCGGGTGCTCGAGACCCTCGGCCGTGAGCCTCGCCACCTGTTTCTGGACGAGGCGTTGTCCCACCGCGCCTACGAGGATACCTCTCTGCCCATCGGCCATGGCCAGACTCTCTCCCAGCCGTGGATGGTGGCGCGCATGACCGAACTGGTGCTGCAGGCATCGCCACAGCGAGTGCTGGAGATCGGCACCGGCTCCGGCTACCAGACCCTGGTCCTCTCGCGGCTGGTGCCGGAACTCTGGTCCATCGAACGGATCAATGCCTTGCACCGTCGCGCCGCCGAGCGGCTGCGTCTGCTGGGCGTGCACAATGCTCACTTGCGCCTCGCTGACGGCGGTCATGGCTGGGACGAGGCCGCGCCCTTCGACGTCATCCTGCTGACCGCCTGTGCCAGCGAGCTGCCGGCAGCGCTGCTCGCCCAGCTCGCCGAGGGTGGCGTGCTGATTACCCCGCTGTCCGATGCTCGCGGCCGCCAGTGGCTGACGCGTATCCAGCGCCAGGACAACAAGTTCGAGCAGCGACGGCTGGAGCCGGTGCGCTTTGTGCCGCTACTCGAGGGCGTCATTCGTTGA
- the alr gene encoding alanine racemase — MARPLIAEIDLDALRHNYRLACECAPESRCVAVIKADAYGHGAVACARALEGVAPAFAVACIEEAVTLREAGITAPIVLLEGIFAADELARVEALGLWMAMHSDWQLEALLAYRPAKPIPVWVKVDSGMHRLGFSPERVEAVWQRLLAAPGHACDLQLMSHFATADLVDTGYFERQMARLESLAQRLGAPLCLANSPATLARPEAHGAWNRPGVMLYGSDPLEVPNDVTFRLAPVMTLRSAIIAVRELPAGEPVGYGGRWLTPRPTRIGVVACGYGDGYDRHAMDGTPVLVAGKRAAIAGKVSMDMLTVDITAIPEADIGSEVVLWGRAANGLVLPVDEVARHCDTISYTLLTGVLPRVPRRYHGAVGDEQPGTDPD, encoded by the coding sequence ATGGCCCGGCCGCTGATCGCCGAGATCGACCTCGACGCCTTGCGCCACAATTACCGTCTCGCCTGTGAGTGCGCTCCCGAGAGCCGCTGTGTCGCCGTGATCAAGGCCGACGCCTATGGCCATGGTGCGGTGGCCTGCGCGCGCGCCCTGGAAGGAGTCGCTCCCGCCTTCGCGGTGGCCTGCATCGAGGAGGCCGTGACCCTGCGCGAGGCGGGTATCACGGCCCCCATCGTGCTGCTCGAGGGCATCTTTGCCGCCGACGAGCTCGCCCGGGTGGAAGCGCTGGGTCTGTGGATGGCGATGCACAGCGACTGGCAGCTGGAGGCGCTGCTGGCATACCGCCCGGCGAAGCCGATCCCGGTATGGGTCAAGGTGGATTCCGGCATGCACCGCCTGGGCTTTTCTCCCGAGCGTGTCGAGGCGGTATGGCAGCGCCTGTTGGCTGCCCCGGGGCACGCCTGCGACTTGCAGCTGATGAGCCACTTCGCCACCGCCGACCTGGTGGACACCGGCTATTTCGAACGCCAGATGGCGAGACTCGAGTCCCTGGCCCAGCGCCTGGGTGCGCCGCTCTGCCTGGCCAACTCGCCGGCGACCCTGGCCCGCCCCGAGGCACACGGCGCCTGGAATCGCCCAGGCGTAATGCTCTACGGCAGCGACCCGCTGGAGGTTCCCAATGACGTGACCTTCCGGCTTGCCCCGGTGATGACCCTGCGCTCGGCGATCATCGCCGTGCGCGAGCTTCCCGCCGGCGAACCGGTGGGCTACGGCGGGCGTTGGCTCACCCCGCGCCCCACGCGCATCGGTGTGGTGGCGTGTGGCTACGGTGATGGCTACGACCGTCATGCCATGGATGGCACGCCAGTGCTGGTGGCAGGCAAGCGCGCCGCCATCGCCGGCAAGGTCTCCATGGACATGCTCACCGTCGATATCACCGCTATTCCCGAGGCCGACATCGGCAGCGAGGTCGTGCTGTGGGGCAGGGCGGCCAACGGCCTGGTGCTGCCGGTGGACGAGGTGGCCCGACACTGCGATACCATCAGCTACACCCTGCTCACCGGGGTGCTGCCAAGGGTGCCGAGGCGGTATCATGGAGCAGTCGGGGACGAACAGCCGGGGACAGACCCCGATTAA